ATATACCTGTTTTCCTCTGCTAAGCACCAACATCAGCTTCTGCAAGAGCTCAGAGACATGGCAACTCCAGGCCAGTTTTGGGACATGTCTTTATTCCTGCTCTGCTTTATGATTCTCCCTCTTCTTGtgatacatcttttttttttttttcacagctcaAATATGTAAATGAACAGCTACTCCAGAGGTTTTATCTCTGttcctttgtttgttttaaaaagcattccCTTGCTTCTTCAAAATTAGTCTGAAGGAAACCTGTAGCATCTTTTAGTAATTAGTATTGTAGGAAGTAAATAACAGAATTCATAGCAAGCAActgccagctccctccctgcagcagccttcaaataacaacaacaacaacaaataaaaaaaggagaagaaagaaatctggTGCAATGCTGGCATGAAAGACACACGCTTTGTGCCAAGCTCCAGGCACCATACAGCCCAGAAACCCTGATTGACACCCTCACACCCAGATGAGTTTATAGCATTTGGCTCCTTGTCAATGCAAAGGTAAACCTGAAGTTCTCCTTTGCCACAACAATAGCTcagaaatacaattttctgGATATCTTGTAGCCATTCTAgtgcagtattttcttttcctcctgtttttgcTCCTATTAGATGTGCCTTGTCTAATCCATACTTATAGGCTGGTTCATAATTGCACTGCAAATCCTTGATCCAGAATAGGTTTACAGCACTTAAATCTTGTAATGCCACTGACCACCATTATCACCCAAAATTATCTTTGTAATTGACATGGAACTGAAATACATCAGCCTCCCAAGACATTGGGAGCAAGGACCATCTAACATCGCCAGGTCTCTATAAAATCAATGCAGAAAAAGTCtcataaaaattaaacactTACCTGTATTCTCTGATTCCACATATAAGCAGaatcttttttccccaaattgaTTTGTCAACCCTCTTAACCCCTGCTTTCCAGAATGCCCATTTTGTAGAAAATCtgctcctgggagctgctggtcaCCATTTCCATCAAATCTTCCCAAGCACATGGAGCCAGAACAGCCTGGTTTTCCACTCATGAGACTTCTGGAGATTGTTGCCTCAACAAAGCCTCTGTCATCCTTGGGTCATTTGAGGACAATTCCTAAGAATTGTCCTAATTCCTCTGCGGACAGCCTACAGCTCCTGAGTGAGGTTAGTCATCTCTATACTCATGAAAACTTCCACTGCTTGTTCTCAGTTCTACATGCTGCTTCtgctaaaaagagaaaatgacaaTGAAGCTGCGTATTTATTTCAAGCATTTCTACTTGAAGCTTGGAAACAGTAGCAACTTCTTTGCTCATATTCCCAAACTTCTTTCCAGAGAGTAATCAATGCAAAAAAACTTCCTTTTGGCTTCTCTGAGAGCCACATCACCAGTTTTTATTGCCGTCTGTTCCTTTCTAACACCTCCACTTCTACCAAATAAAAATCAGCCTCTGGCACAGCTCAATCCATACAGTTCAGCTTCTGTTCAGCATCTCACGTGGACAGTGCTCTCACAAGCAACTCAGTtactttactttaaaaaaaacctgcttttttatataaagataCTCATAGCACCATCTCCCATAAAAATGTACCCTGCCTTTGTAAACCACTACAGATTAGTGACCAATCAGAGACCGACAAAAtcattttgtgttgtttttctaaGTATGTCCCAGAAAAGTAAAGGTACACTGAGTTTACCACCTTCATTCTTAAAATCGTGGCACTGGTTTTGCTGTGCCTTGTCCTCTGTGACTAGTACAAGTGTAAACTTCAGGTTATTACCCTCTATGGCACTGACATAAAAGGAGTACCAAGAACACTTTCCTGATGTGAAGCTCGGATCAAGCAGCAGTCAACCATTCCTCTTCTCCATCGCTGAAATTAACTCCCCCAAGTCTCCGCTTAAAGTTCCAGAAATATCCAGCTAATTCCTTCAGTGGAACAGTTCGATGTTGCCAAAAGTGGTCCCACAGAGGCCTGCAGAGTACCCCACCTCCACCCCACAGGCATCAAGATCCAGAGCAACACAGGGAATTGGCCTGTTAAATTCAGCTCCAGAAAACTCTGATCATTTGAGTGCTTCCCATAGGTGCAGGAATGTAAAAGGTGACAATAGGAAAAGAAGCACAAAGTAGTTATTGTTCTCATGCAGAGATCTTTTGTATCAAGTTTCATCCTAAAATAGCTCTTTGCATTCATGTTATAACAGATAACAATGCATACATATAATGAATCACAGACATTTACAATGGGAAATACTAATAAAACATTGACTCCAATTTCATGATCAGCTATGTTCTAATACAAGATACAAATAGATAACAGGTATTACATtaagaaacacaaagaaaataagaagtGCAGCAGTTGTTACCTTATTAGCATAAAATTAAAGTATCTGAATGCATAATTAACTGCAAGTATTAAGGCATTCATTTTTAGAGTCCAAAGAATTCCTTAAATTAATGTCTTTTAGGCaaatttttctgtcattctgaAGAGTTCTCTTCACTGTGGGTTAATACTTTGAAGTTAGACAACACAAACTAATACAAAAGCCAATACATGAACGTGGCACAGAACAACAGCTGCAAAATGGCATTACCATATTCACATTTCAAGTTCCATTTATGTCTgtaattaatataaataatcaTAACTGTTGCATAAGataacataaaaatatgtaCACATAGAAAATATAAAGCCAGACAGAGTGCTGCCAGTGTTGCATGTGTTATGCACTAAAAGACAGGATGATAATGCTTAATACTACTATGAGATATATGAAAGTTGATTCCAGCAATTGCACTATTTCATAATATAAGCAATTTCAGTTTCAAACTCTGGCAGAAATACAGTGAGTGCAACCTTTCATCATCTTATTTCAGATGTACTATAACATGATTATGTTTGTATTTTCACAGATAAAGCTTAACAAATCAAGGGACACTCGGTTTTAAATCACCCATATGCAGGGTTtattaaactatttttaaaggaaacaacaaaaacaaaatattttttcccctatgaAGTTTCTTTAGGCTCATTACAGTACTTCTGCATATAATTTATACTAATCTGAGTTTTGTAGGTCAGAAATAAGAGACAAATGATCTTATTATAGGAAAATGAGACAGAACCACAAACCTGCAAAAATCAGCCTTATTCACAAAACAATCAAATCtactttcaattatttttaattgattaTGCCAAGGATTTTCGTATATGAGTTCTTACAGTGTCCTGTCCTTCTTCCAACATCAAATAACAAATCAGAGTCGGGGGTGCTGCAGAAATTAATGAGACTAAATATGAAAAGCAGGTGAATTCCTAATACTGATGATGTCCTCTATTAAAGTTACTTCCCTCCTCTAgatctttcttgttttcttaacccattttttgttttctttacactTAATATGCCAAGGTATTCAAAAAGACCAAACAAACCTCACTTTTGTCCTAAAAACTTGATTCTTCAAGTTGTCAATCCTATTGCAACATCTTTCATTTTAGCCTGATTTTCAAAGGAAACTATGATCACATATCTGTGCTGTCTGTACAGAAGCATGCATGTTTATACTATGAAGTTATCCCAGAACTTTTTAATTTAACTCATTTCAATTAAAATGAGAGGTTAACAACCTGAAAGAAACCAAGTACCTACAACTTTGATGAAAAAGGTAACAGGTGAAGAAATGCTATTCATACTCTAAAGATTCATGTAAACAATAATCAATTTATGCACAATCAACATCAGGCACTGGGGAACCCACCTGGGAGAATACCATCAGGAATATATCTTCTGCAGGGAAGGCTTCATGTGTGCTATTGTTTAGAAACAAGATAGGCCACCAGAAACAAGGCTTTACTAACCATGTATTTTGAAGAACTACTTATAATACAATATCCACAAGAAATCTAGCTTCTTATTTGTTAAATCATTTTTGATTTGTGGATTTCTTCTTCCTTGCAACTGAATTCTCAGATTCTGATAGTTACATACACTTCACAAACTTTTTAAACTCTGATAGGCATTCTTTAACAATGCTCAAGAGTTTTGACTTTTCcctgcattttgtttttctgtatctgcatgttttgttgttcttctgTGTCTGCTTCAGTTCCCTTGGAGGGCAGAACATGCACCACACTACCTATTTTGATGACTTTTGTGCCCCAGGGGCTCACAGGCTTGCCCATTTCTTTTTACAATAAATGCAAACAAACCATCAGTTAACAGACAGCTGCAACATCCTTCCAAAAGAACAGCCTTGAAAAACATTGTTTACTCATGTGAACAGAAGATATCCTCCTACCCTTCAAAATAAGTGACTGACTGATGGATAGGCAAAAGCATTTGCTTTAACAGAATCAGACTGACATCAGTTTTCATGTTCTCTGCTGTCTGAACAGTATCAAGCTGATCAGATTTGTAATTCTCCTGAAGCACatcaaaccaaccaaaaaacctgCAGTCCTTTCCTACACCGAACTTGTGGATTTGTCCAATGTAAGCTAGTGAGTAACAAATTTAACTATGGTAAAAATCCATTGTATAAACTGCATTTTACAACTcctgaaacacagaaatcaTCTAGCTTCTTACAACTTCATTTGGCAGAAAGAAGAGAGCTGCAACTTACCCAATTTTCATTTGctctttttatctgtttttttaattagctgCTTCAGAATGCCAGCTCCGGCCAAACAGTTGACCATCAGGCAATAAAACTCAAGAAAATACATCAGTTTATATTCAAGTGCAACTGGCAACCACTGACCCTACAAATAGCTTTTCTCGTGCAGCTAATTACAGTCACTTTTCTGTAGGGAGAAAAGAATTAGTGGGTCTGCATCTAATCTTGCAAGAAAGATGACCACAACTTATGcctcaattattttttaagtcaCATGCAATTTGAGATCACATGAGTAGGTATGCTGTTCAACCTTATTCCCAAAATCAACAGAAAGCATATACAACAGATTTATATGTATGTTGCATATGGCCTCAGGCAGATTTTAACGGCAAAATATTGTGATATGGGTTGTGCTAAAGTACCTTACTATTCTTGTTCCAGAAATTTGGAGGGTTTTAAAGTAAAGATTTGGCTGAGGACATGAAATCCATCTGGCAAAATCTTACAACATTTAGTTTTGCAGAGAGATACTTATTATGTTTTTGTAGTGTACATGCATAGGCCTTTTCTTGGGTTTGACACTTGTCAGATCCGCATAGCATAAGGAGAGACCCCTGGCATCTTTTCAAGACTATACTCCACTGACACAGAGTTTTTCAACATAGCTATTTTACCTGAGAACAGCTCAATTCTTGAaactataatttaaaatatatgttattttaatattttaaagagacTTCTGTTTCATTCTTCTTCATAACAGTAAGAATTCATCTTCATATGCATTTAAAATGATGGAAAATTAGATTCCTATCTCTCAGGAAGccatttcaaaataatataaaacagATTTGTAAAACCTGTTCAACCCAGACTGTTTTCTACTATGCCTGAAGTATTACATGTGCTAAACATGAAAGACTCATTAAGAAGAACTTTTGCTACTATGTCATTAAATAAGCATCAGTGCACAAAATAACATGCAACATACATATTTGAGACACTCTCTATTAAGAAAATTAACCAGACTCCTTAGAAACTTCAGAAACTCTCTAATCATCTACAACCCCTTATGCATCTGatatctcaaaaaaaaccctaaaaaaagtaaaacctaAAAATATTACGAGTTTACTTTTCTAGAATATATAAAGAAAGAGGAATGATTTCATGGTCTGAGTATGAAACTGGAAATTGTATCTTACATAATAATTTTCCAGGACAGAAACTAACCAAAGTGTCCTGATCTTCTCCCAGTACAATGgagataaattaatttatacTGAATTTATCAAATCTGTTTAGTTTACAAAGAATACATGAGACAGTTGGCTTCTAGGAGTGAGTTTTAGAGCACAGTAAAGCACATGTTTAGGTACATGctaaaaccaaccaaaatgACATTGCTAGTTACTGAGAAATTCATGACTGCAAAATTTTTATTACTGGATAATTTATCTAGCCTGGCTAGAGAATGGTTTCaggtaaaaaagaaaccaaaggacattaataattttaagaaataagtATCCAATTCTCCCTAGGCAAACAGAACTTGCACAACTTGCAAAGTTTATAAAATTATGTACATAATTTGTAACATTATACTAATGTAAATGTAAAACATAGACTgactaaaaaaaaccacaactaTAAGCTGGCCAAGGCCAGTGACcaatcaaaaacaaaacaaaaccaaaccaaacaaacaaaaccaccaaaccagAAAACTTGACCAAAGTCTTGAGAGACAGAAGTCTGTATATATGCTGCTCTGACAGTTTAATTGAATCAAGACATAAAGATGCACAGACAGTAAAACCAGATAAAACgcaaaaagaaatctgtaaaCTATCAAAGCAAATATTACCATTGGCTTTACCTTAGAGctttttaatgaatttaaattCTACAGTTAGGtgtttttatacattttagaaTTAACACTAACATTCAAAAAGACACTTTAAGTTTTTTCAGGGCCAAAGGAACACAAGCTTTTTCTTCAAATCAATAGTCTAGCATTTATAGTCAATTAAATGGAGAATGAAAAGTTAGCAAATGAACTCCTAAGGAATATTAAGTATATGCTGTCCGCACATATTGAAATCTGTGTTTGCTATGTTTTTATACAGAAATATCTTCATATAATCTCCCAAAGCAAAATTAATCATGCTTTCTAGCAGACCATTATCAACAAACTCTGCCAtgagagagaagaaacaaaacactgaaaaacaggGACTGCAAAACAGAGTCTTAATGTATGAATTGCCTTCTTCTTGCAAGAGGATGACTACTTCTGGCACTTTTTGCAGAAAAGCTTTAACATTTGCCACATTAGTCCTTTTATCTTCCATCAGCATCTGTAGTCAACTACTGCTTCGGTCAAAGGTcccatgttttcttttaattttattttaagagagGAGGCACAAACTCAGAGAAAAGAGTTTTAAGTCCTGCAGTTTCAAATTCCTTTTGTAACTCCTTCAGTGTTGAGTATTCTTTGACTTCAAATGTCTGAAACCTACATTGTAAAAGGGAAACTCATTAACATGTCCAGATTTGTCAGAATGTAATTATCAATTCTGTTACTTCTCTATCCACAACACTACTAAATTATACCTTTTATGCTGTGATTGTACTTCTGTCTCACACAGTACACTCATCATTttctctttgcatttctttccgCTTGAGTCCACATCTACCTTACAAGTTTTCTGAAGAATCAAGTAGTCctaaatgacaaaaaaaaaaagaaaaaaacccaaaatattaaaTGTCACTGAGTATCTTCAAAGTTTagtaaaaaatgcaaaaattcatATGAAAcatacagacttttttttcagaacataGCAATCAAACTTTGAAAGTGCCCATCCCAAACAGTGCATGACTGCTTCTATTCATCAGTTTGAAATTAAGTGCAGGCTTAAATGATTTAGAAAAGCCAAAACATTCTCCTCCAACATTGCCACAAAAACCCATCTAATGCAGTGGGACTTCATAAGTATAGACAACAATTTCAAAGCCCAGGCATGCATGAGGAGCACCAAGTCAAGGAAAGAAACAGTTAGTAATGAGTTAGAAATATGTCTGTTATTCATTTCACATCACAATTTTTTCTACTTTCTGGGGCATTTGGGAAATACAGGAAACTGAACCTAGGCATATTTAAGTCAGGAAACAAAGGGAATACAGGGGTATAGCTGCAGTGATAAGCAAAGCAATACAGACCACAGGTCTACAAGTATCACTGGTTTCTTTCATATAGAATACCTTCTTTCTCTTAAATCAGAATAAAGTTGCTGGGCCTTCCTATTCTCATAATGATCAATTTGCTTCCAAAACCATTAATCTcagaaaaacacagacaaaatattCAGACATGTAGGCTTCAGTGGTAAATCGATAGAACTAGTCAACATTCATTGTTCCTGCACCTTAATGCTGCTCCTGTCACCCTGAAGAAGAATCAATATTATCTTGCCCATGAACATCAGTCTTCCAGTCAGCCTTAGATCTGAAGCCcatttttccacagttttcaCGTATTTTGCCTTTGCTCTCATGTGATCTAAATGCAAAAGGAGCATCCAGATACCATCTTCTGCACTTGTTCCTTTTGACGAAGTAGTTTTTTCACTGCAAACTGTTGCTGATTGCTTAATGACATCTTTAAGATGCTGCTGTATCCAAAGAATCAGATCATGTACCATGGGTTCAGAAAGATGCTTCTTTGCTTGTTCAAGTAATTTGTCTTTCACGTCCATACATTGGGCCCTTGTAAGCTGGTCTGAGTTAACAGAAATATCTGGTACAGTTGATGGATAACTGACTGGTAAATGAAATAACAACTTTAAAAGTACATCTGTATCCAGCAGTTCTTTCACAGTGATTTGAATTCTGAATGAGATTCCATGCGTCtctggaaatataaaaaaaaaataaacattaatagTTTGTTTCAAGTTGGAATACACATATATCATTAGGTCATATAATTTTCTCTAACAATTCCACTCAAATTACTGCAATTTCATACAAAATAagggtgtggggtttttttgcagggtGGGGTGGTTGTACCCAATGGCTTAAGCTATACCTGCAGGGAATCCTGAAATTAAACACTTCCACAACATAGTAGAAGGAAAGTTATTAACACATTCTAGAAAGTATTCACACATTTTGGCTCTTTCAAAGTCTAGACAAGCCAGGAATAAAGAACTGTATCTCTCAAACACATAACTCAGCTTCTACAGCTCAATAGCAGCAGCAAGGACAACTGAAAATAGAGACTTTTCTGGATGGACTCAGCACTGCCTTAACTTTGCTCCTAAAGAAATCTGTAAGACTTCTAACATCAATACCAGGCAAACAGACTTGCACTGGATATTTTTGAAGACAACCAGTCAAAAGCAGTTCCGCACTAACAAGAGACTTGGAAATAAAGAAGTAGGATTCTTTGTCCCCTACAACTTGCAGAGAAAATATGCTTAAATCTTGTCTGTCAACTCCTCTACAACGGTGGGATTGATATAATGAAAACAACTCTGTTGGATATCTGACTCTCGATActacatatataaatatgcatataCTTATATAAATGTATGTTTATATATCTGCATATTTACTCAAAATCTGTAGCATCTACTTTagaacagaattattttcaaagtGAAAAGGATACAAACAGTATGCAGCAGGAAGGGCTAAAGACCACATCCTTCTAATAAACCATATAATCAAAGATGCTTAATATGAAAATTATGTACGGTAATTCCTGAAATAAAACCTTTCGTGGAAAAACAATACAAAACTTGACAAAGTGAGAAGTGAGGACAAAGACCTAACCTACTTTTGCTCCTCTGCCATGAAGTAAGATGGTATCAATCAGATAAAAGATGATCTTCTTCAGATGTTCTCTGCTTCACCCCTTTGATGCATTCTAAGCACTTCAccccttttctttaaaaaattgctaAAATGTCAGGCTGATTCATTCTATAAGGGCAGGAGAAGCCAGATTTGAAAGGCAGATTAGAACAGAGCTGAGTTTCAGACCAGCTCTTTTGAAGTGACTTGCGTTCTTCTCCCCCTACCTTACCTTACCTTCCTTTACATGACAGTCAGTTGAATTATGTTTGATTGGTATTGCTGACACTGCTAACCAACCTCAGTGCTCTCCATGATTTTATATTAGAAACTTACTAAATAAGTGAAAGGACCTAAAAGTTACTTGGACAGACAGAAGCACTTTAGAGAGCAAACCCAAGGGCTTGTTTCCAAACCTCCTTCCTGTATCATACAAAGAACTCTCTAGGTCGGGGCAGtcacaaaataaaatcagcaaaCCCTCCAAACCCAACAATAAAAGTCTAGCAGTACTATAAAGAAGTCTCCAAATATCTACAGGCCATCACTGCCTAAAGAGAGTCAAATCCAGTGCTGAAAGCAGTGATGCAAATCCAGAGAATTAAACAAAACTACACCCAACCATGCCCATACCCACAGGCACTATGTGTCAAAGTGCTGTTCCCTGCCAACACGATCCATGTCCAATCTTCCAAGATGCTATGAAAGGTTCCAGGctattttaaaggcaaatgTACTCCTCAGAAAAGCATGAGCCTTGGAAGAGACCCTCACACATGGTCAGCAGCTATGCAGGGGGACCTCAAGCCTTCCCATTCCAATCTCTGTCTTCTGCTGCCCAGACAAATGTTTCTTCCTGGTACTAATGATGATGGTTCCTCTGCCATTACACTCAGCACACACAGTCATAGACGCAAGAAGAAAAGACTGCACTGCACCtcctgggacccccagcacccTCCGGGCCACCACAGAGGGTCTCTGCACACCCCTGAGCATCACACCAGACACAGACAGTgcctgctgccccagctccttcTGCCACCCCTTACTCAGGGCAGCCACACCAGGTGCAGCCAGCTGGAAGCAAGCTGCACCTGGTTGAACGGTAGGAACATTATTGTACTCCTGCCTGTGAATCACTTTATTTTCAGCTATCTTGCcaagagattttaaaatgcacaaCCTATATAAAAGAATACTACTCTATTACCAGCTTAATTACAGTGACAGAAAAACATGTTACTTTTCTGAAAATCCTCATAGGATTTTTTCACTAGCTTGTCATAACAGATCTCACCAACTCAGAAATAACCTAGGGATAAACAGACAGGCCAACCCTGCCCCTTCAACAAGGGCCTCCTGCTGCAGTGATCTTATTCTTAAGCCTGCAACAATCTCACACCTTTCCCTGTGATGATGAACTAATCCAAAGGAAGCAGTGCAGCCTCGCATCCCAAAGTGTATCACCCTGAGCCATTGCAAAAAGCCCAGCCGTGCTCATTTACATCTACTTCAGACtcacttttaaaaaaggagaatCAGTTCAAAACCTACAGCATCCAAAGTTTATTTAAACGTTGCAGCGTCCATTTTCTGCACCAGCGCTGCAGACGCCGGCAGAACAAAGAGCAAACCACCGGTGCCCTGCACAACCTGGCTCCAAAGGAACATTTCCTTTGTTTGCACATGCTACAAGGGCTGAGTTGTCTTCACAGCAACATGGtgattatttctgaaataaaaggtTGGGTATGACTGTTCTGCTGGCATTTCATGTGCTAATCAGACTAAACTCAATATATTTTAACTCATTTTCCCCATAGCTGCATGCTTATCAGTATATTTAGCTCTAGCATACTTCAGATTTTTTCTTATGTTCCATGTCAACCAGACAGATatccccctcctctcctgcccaaAGGCATTTTATGCAACACATGCAgtctatttttaaattcagaaaatgGCACCTACTAACGTACAAGCTTAGaatatctaaatatatttttatagcaAGCTTGGTGAGCAGACTAGAAGAGAACAGATTAACAATTAAATTATGGATTTCTATCTGTAACACTAATCTTTGCATATAGATATGTAAGGTAAAAAAGATACGCTGTAATTAGTTTATTTAAATTCATCAACACATTGGttttaataaaaacacattttacattCTGAATACTTCATTGTTAAATTCCAGAAAGCCAAAGTTTTTACCATACCAAGAGACCTGCAAAAGAATTTCCTTACATTCCTCAAAACCATAAATCCCCAATGGCCTCCTTTTTGATCTTGTGGATCTACACACAAATTACTCTTAATATATTAGAGATATCACAACATAACAGTCTTACTGGAAGTTATGTCTGTGCCCCGTCTGTCAATGATAATTTATATGGTTCAAAGAGATAAAGTAAATATAAGCTAATGACTACAGCAAAAGTTAATTGTATACAGACTAAAGGATTCTGTAGCTCCAACATAGGACAGGTAAATTccaaaagtaagaaaaatacCAATAATCATTGTTGTAAATAATCTTTTCAATTCCAGCAGAAAACTATGGAAATCACCAGAGATACCTGATCCTAACATATCATGAACAGAGCCTGGCTAAAAGCCCTACAAGGTCACGTAAAGTCAGTATAAATAAAATAGCCTGTTCTCGTTCTGCATTTGTGGCACCTCACTTCATGTTCCTGGAAGGCTTCTAAGCCTTTTACATTCTGGTAACTTATAAACACAAAATCATTCTTCCATATATGAAGCACCAAGAAGAATGTGCATATATTTGGCTAACAGATCTGGAGGAACAGACATGTATATGCATTGTTCAGGTATGttcacaatttttaaaattaacatctGGTAAGCCTGGATACTGTATTTTCAAACCATGCCCAAAATAACATTATTGAACTTTTTCACTTTAAGAAGATAAAGCTCAGTTGAAACATTTCAgcaatcacattttaaaaatacaacctTATAAAATGGCAGAATTACATGCCTACACTGGAGTAAGAGGTGTGTCACGCAGATCTAGAcacaaaattctgcttttagATTACCCCAGTTAATTGTGCTCCCTGCAAACACTGATGTCTTCATCCTTCTGAGGCTGTCTACACACATAGTTTTTAGTTAAAGTGAGTCGCTCAAAAGCAGCCGCATGTAACTTCACAGTACAAAGccattttcatggaatcacagaatggttgatGTTGGCAGGAACCTCATCCAACCTCTCccctcaagcagggccacctacAGTAGGCTGCCCAGGACaatgtccagatggcttttgacCCCAGGGagagagactccacaacctctgcGCAACCTCTTCCAATGCTCAGTCAGTCTCACAGTAAGAAAGTGTTTTCTTAATAATCCCAGTCCTCTCAGGCTGAATACACACATATGCAGACAAAATCTGACAGCAGACCACTGCATCCCTCTTTAACAGCATTCCCCAGGACTTCAGTGAAGTCCAACCAGCAGGAAGCCACTTGCTGTCCATCACTCTGCTGGGGAGCTGAGCAGCACTCTGCAATAGCTCCTAGGGCACCAGGGAAGAGTGATACAGAATATAGGCATATTCTGTGCATCTCTGTGAGTGTGTGTATCTCTCTCCAACAAATATGCAAGAGTTGTCACATCCGTGGTATGCACTACGCAAAATTTACTTATGATCTGGATCTCACACAGACACGCAACACTTGCATATGCCACCTGACATTTAAGCCTGATAGTAACTGCTGTTGTACACTGGAACTACTGAGGTTTATTCTCCCTTGCTGAAGGGGCATCTTCACATCACCACACAGCACAGACTGATAAATGTCATCCCTTAACACGACGTTCTAAACAGTGGCTAGTGCAGAAACCGTGAAGTAAAGGTGTCTACACTGACTGCATTCCTACCCTACAGCAACCAGCAGCTGACAGGAGCAAGGAGTACAGACCATCCGACCATTCCACCAGCACCAGACACACACATCAGCGTCAGTACCCTGTAAAACCTA
This genomic window from Pseudopipra pipra isolate bDixPip1 chromosome 9, bDixPip1.hap1, whole genome shotgun sequence contains:
- the RWDD3 gene encoding RWD domain-containing protein 3 isoform X2; the protein is MAETHGISFRIQITVKELLDTDVLLKLLFHLPVSYPSTVPDISVNSDQLTRAQCMDVKDKLLEQAKKHLSEPMVHDLILWIQQHLKDVIKQSATVCSEKTTSSKGTSAEDGIWMLLLHLDHMRAKAKYVKTVEKWASDLRLTGRLMFMGKIILILLQGDRSSIKDYLILQKTCKVDVDSSGKKCKEKMMSVLCETEVQSQHKRFQTFEVKEYSTLKELQKEFETAGLKTLFSEFVPPLLK
- the RWDD3 gene encoding RWD domain-containing protein 3 isoform X3 produces the protein METHGISFRIQITVKELLDTDVLLKLLFHLPVSYPSTVPDISVNSDQLTRAQCMDVKDKLLEQAKKHLSEPMVHDLILWIQQHLKDVIKQSATVCSEKTTSSKGTSAEDGIWMLLLHLDHMRAKAKYVKTVEKWASDLRLTGRLMFMGKIILILLQGDRSSIKDYLILQKTCKVDVDSSGKKCKEKMMSVLCETEVQSQHKRFQTFEVKEYSTLKELQKEFETAGLKTLFSEFVPPLLK
- the RWDD3 gene encoding RWD domain-containing protein 3 isoform X1 produces the protein MSELAREELSALAAIYCEPGGCELLAASETHGISFRIQITVKELLDTDVLLKLLFHLPVSYPSTVPDISVNSDQLTRAQCMDVKDKLLEQAKKHLSEPMVHDLILWIQQHLKDVIKQSATVCSEKTTSSKGTSAEDGIWMLLLHLDHMRAKAKYVKTVEKWASDLRLTGRLMFMGKIILILLQGDRSSIKDYLILQKTCKVDVDSSGKKCKEKMMSVLCETEVQSQHKRFQTFEVKEYSTLKELQKEFETAGLKTLFSEFVPPLLK